In Maridesulfovibrio ferrireducens, the genomic stretch AGTTCCTTCTATGTATTCGAGACGGCTTAATCTGCTCCCCGGTGGGCAGAATCCGGTTGAGCAGAATCAGCAGGATTCAATTGCTCCTTTGTATCAGGTGCGGCCTGATCTCGCGGGGGTGAGTTCTAAAATTCAGGATGTCAGATCTGCAATTCGCGAAGGGTTTTATAATGATGTTTTCATGATGATGGCGGGATCTAATCGAAAGCTGATTACAGCTGCGGAAGTTGCCGAACGGCATGAAGAAAAGCTGATTCAGTTAGGTCCGGTTATTGAGCGTCAACATACCGAACTTCTGGACCCTCTTATCGATAGAGTTTTCGGTATTCTGACTCGTGCCGGGCAGTTGCCGGATCCTCCGGCCTGCCTTGACGGGGCTGATATCCGAATCGATTATATTTCAATTCTTGCTCAGGCTCAGAAGATGGTCGGAACCCAGTCCATTCAGTCCCTGTCTGAATTTGTGGGAAGGCTTGCGGGAGCAAATCCGGAAATTCTGGATAAGGTTGATATGGATCGTGCGGTTGATGAATATGCTGACTTGATCGGGGTGCCGACAGGGATAGTGCGTTCCGATGGTGAAGTTGAAAAGTTTAGAACTCAAAGGAGGGATATGCAGATTCAGCAGCAACGAATGCAACAGGGAATGGCGGCGGCATCTGCCAGCACCGATATGATTAAAGATTTGTCGCAGGCAGGGTTCAATCGTAATGAAGTGATGGGTATTGCCGGACAAGCGGAACAGATTATGAGTTCCATATAAAATTTCAGTAGAAGTGTTTTTTTAACGGAGTCCTTAAAAAAGGCTCCGTTTTTTTATGTATATTTTAGTTTTTAGCCAAACATTTATATGATATATTAAATTTTCGAATTTTGCAGGTTGATATATTAAGCTTGAAAAGATATGTTATAAAAGTTATTTTATTATAAATGTTATGAAGTTTTTAACTGGGGAGTAAAGAGGGTTTTATGAAGTTGATTGTAACAGACTTAACTCGTTTTAAAGATAACGACAATGTTTGTATGGCTTTGCTGGATGCTGAATCTTGTATCTGTCATAGACCGTTGCCGTATGTGACCAAAGCTATAGTTGAGCAGAAAGGGATTTATCCGGGGATGACTGTTGAAGCAACTGTTATTCCGAACGAAAAAGCCGCACGGCCCCATGTTGAAGATTGTATTTTTGTAAATGATTTGTGGCTTGGAATGATGGATGAAATTTCGTTTAAAGATTTACTAGAGCGTAGTGCTGTTGACTCTGTGAATGAAGCTTTTTGCGGTACGATCAGTTCTAAGAAAAGATGCGTCCCTTTGGATTCACCGCCTGATTCATCTATTAGAACAATAAGGGTTGATCCTTTGTCTCTGTCGCTTTCTGTGGTCGGGACTGTTGAGCAGAAGCTTCGACTCAGTTTTAAGGATAAGTCCGGAGAAATATTCCGGCATACTCCTATTGCGGATTTGAATTTCCATTCATCTGCTTTGAAATATATCCAACAGGATAGGGTTGATGAGTTTAATACTGCCCTTGCCGGAGGCGAAGAAGTTTATATCCGCTTAGGATTAAGCAGAGTTTACAAAGGCAAAAACGGCAAGCAGGGATACTGGATGCAGGCTAACGGGATTTATTGTTTTCCCGGTTGTTTTTGTGCCGAGATGTGATCCTTTTAATCCAGCGTCTCCCTATATCTCTTAAGTCCCACCACAAGAACTATCAGCCAGAAAATAATGATGGGCCACAGGTGGTGAGTTGATTCCACCCATCCACTGCCTTTAAGCAATACCCCGCGCACTAGCCTTAGATAGTGCGTGAGCGGTAGCAATGATCCCAGTGTTTGCGCCCATTGCGGCATTCCTCTGAATGGGAACATAAATCCCGACAGCAATAGAGACGGCAGAAAAAAGAATATGGACATCTGCACGGCTTGAAGCTGGTTTTTGGCAACGGTAGAGATTGTGACACCTACAGTCAGATTCGCGGCAATGAAAATTGACGAGTACAAAAAAATAATCACAGGGTTGCCGTTAATCGGTACGTTGAACAGAAAGATTGAAGCAATCATGATCAGCATAACTTGAATATAGCCGACCATGACGTAGGGAATGATCTTTCCAAGCATAACTTCGAGTGGGCGAACCGGAGTTGTTAGCAGATTTTCCATTGTTCCGCGTTCGCGCTCCCTTGTTATTGCCAGAGAAGTGATCATGGAAAGAGTCAGGGTGAGGATTACTCCCATGAGACCCGGCACAATGTTATACTGGCTTATGGCTTCAGGGTTGTAATTTGCGTGAATTCGTAAATCGACCGGAGATTTATCCGGCAGCAGGTAACTTAAAGAGCCTTTCAGCTCTCGTTCCATGGCTCGATTCACGATTTCTTTCATGGAGTTTACAGCATTGCCCGTTGCCATAGGGTCGGTTGCATCTGCTTCAAGCAGCAGCGTAGGGCGTTCGCCTCGCTCAATTTTTTGTCCGAACTGTTCAGGAATGGTTAGCACGAATTGAATCTCGCCAAGTTCCAGTAACCGATTCGCCTCGGCTCTTGAATTTATGAATCTATCCACGTCAAAATAGGTACTTGTTTGCATGCCTGAGACAATGGCGCGCGAATATTGACTGTTATCACCGGAAAGTATGGCCAGCGGTAGATGGCGCGGATCGGAATTTATAGCATAGCCGAAAAGAATCAGCTGGATGAGCGGAATGCCGATCATCATTGCGAAGGTGAGTCTGTCACGGCGCATCTGAATGAATTCTTTACCAGCTATCGCCCTGAATCGTTTGAAGGAGAAAAGTTTTAGAGCTTTCATGGCGTTTTCCCTTGCATGAGGTCTATGAAAACTTCTTCCAAGCTGGTTTCTGACGGTCCGAAATTGTTTTCAGGTTCAGTTACCGCACGGATACCTTTTTCAATTATGGATTCATCCCGACCACTGATATGCAGGGTGTTTCCGAAGGCTACAACTTGATCAATCCCATCTGTGGCTCGCAGAAGCGGAGTCATTTCGTTAAGACGCGGTCCCTTTAAAGTCCATGTATGCAAGCCGGATTGTGTGATTAATTCTTCAAGTGTCCCTTTAGCTAAAAGATGGCCGTAGGCAATGTATGCCAGTCTGTGACAGCGTTCGGCTTCATCCATATAATGAGTACTTATGAGGGCTGTTATTCCCTGCGCGGCAAGGTTATGCACTTCATCCCAGAAATCCCGGCGCGCGGAAGGATCAACTCCCGCAGTCGGTTCATCAAGAAGCAGTAGTTTAGGGCCGTGCAATGTACATCCCGTTAAAGCTAACCGCTGTTTCCATCCGCCTGAAAGACTGTCCGCAAGCTGGTTGCTGAATTTGCCGAGGCCCATGCGATCTATGGCCTCATTAATGAGCTTGTTGCGGTTCGGAAGCTGGTAGGCTCTTGCTAGAAAATCAAGATTTTCACGGACTGTCAGATCTCCGTATAAGCTGAATTTTTGAGCCATGTAGCCCACATTGGGTTTGATCAAATCGGGCTCGGTTAAAATGTCATACCCAAGGCATGTGCCGGAACCTGCGTCCGGGCGTAACAGACCGCAGAGCATACGGATAAAGGTCGTCTTGCCGGAACCGTTAGGGCCGAGAAAACCGAATATCTCGCCTTTTTTGACATTCATATCCAGCGCGTCAACCACAGTGCGTTTCCCGAAAATTTTGGTTACGCCCTTTACGTCTATGACAGTCTGATCATCCATTGCTGCCTCTGAAAAAAGACTTGATGGTGTCGATAAGTCCAATTTTATGATCAAAATATTTTATGTCACGGCTGACATCTACAGGCTGGCCCGGTTTAAGAAGCAGCGCATCCTTTAGCGAAGGGTAAGCTTCCAGCATGAATACAAGTTTTGCTCTGCTCTGGCTGGAGTAAATAACAGGCGGCGTATACTCTGACTGAGGAGAAATGTAGGTCAATTTTATTCGCACAGGTTCTTTTAGCCCGTCGTAGTTAAGGAATAATTCTTCGCCAACAGTGAATCCTCCGACGATCGGTTCAGGTACATAGAATCTTACTTTGCGGTTTTCCGGTGGCAGAATGGAAAGAACAGGTTTACCTGCCGGAATCCATTCGCCTTTGTATCTTATGGTGTCAAAAATCAAACCAGTGCGCGGGGCTATTTGCTCTTTTTGGTCATAATTCCAGTGGGCTTGAACAAGCCTGGCTTTTGCGGCTTCAACAGCGGATTCAGCCGCTTTTATTTCATCAGAGCGCGAGCCGAGCGTTGCCGTGGTTAGTTGTGAAGTTATTTCGTGAACCTGCTGGGTCGCCTGTTGATAGTCCGACCGTGATTTGTCCCGTTCTTCTTCGGAAATGGTTCGTGATCTATAAAGATCGGCTCTGCGCTTATATTCGGTTGCCGCCAGAGATTCTGCTGCTTTTGCCTTTTTAAGTCTCGCTTTGATAGAGGCTATTTCAGACGGTCTGCGTCCTTTGCGTTTATCGGCAAGATCATTGAGAGCTTTGTCCAGATTTTCGGAAGCTTCATCTACTCCGGCTTTTTCGAAATTTCTTTCAAGTATAAACAAGGTTTGATTTGCCGTTATCTGTTGCCCTTTTTCAACGTTAATTTCATCAAGCTGTCCGCCGAGGGGAGATGAAACATAGACAAAGTCGCCCTCAATATAACCCTGCCAAAGAAAATTTTCTTCATTTGTACAGGCGGAAAGCATCAGGCTTGTTATTAGGGTCAGGATTATCAGTGGGGCGGAAGTAAAGGTTGATTTCATTTCAGGATTCCTCCGAAATGTTTCTGTTTTTAACAGCGTCTTCAAATAAAAGAAGATTTTTCCGTATTTGAGGTCTGGGATCATAATCACCATCTGAAAGATGAAATAGGAAGGATGGAGGAACAACGGTTCCTAATAACATAAACACTACATCTTGCGGTTCGATGTCTGATCTTATTTCACCAGTTTTTTGTCCTTTTTCAGCGATTGATGCTGCGGCCTCGCGATATTCTGTCATAACAGTGAGAAAGGCTTTTCGCCTCAGTGATTTCTTGCCTGTGATTTTATCGGAGAACATTAGCCTTGGAATTCCGGGATATTTATAAAGAAGGTCTGCATGTCTAAGCGCAAGATTTTTTAGAATAGCGATAGGGCTGGTTTCTTCTTTGGCAGCAATAGTCGCATTTTGGATTAATTTGTTACGTACAAGTTCCCGCAATCCATCAAATATTTCATCTTTATTCCGGTAATGTCTGTATAATGCGGATGGAACTATTTTGCACGCTTTCGCAACATTTTCTACTGTGATGGCTGAAATGCTTTTAGCGGCAAGTTCGAGTGCTGCTTCGGCAATTTGTTCGCGACGTGTGTTTCTGTCCATTCTTTTGCTCAAAATATGCTCCTGTTATGTGAAAGTGAATTCACTTTAACATTAGCAAATGAAAATCGTCAATTGATATGTTTTTAATTTATTTAAAATAAAAAAACGCCCCTTGATCATAAGACCAAGGGGCGTTTCGGGAGTTATTTGTGGCTGATGATTAGTTTGATACAGGCTTGCCCAGAAAGCGTACGGTTGCAAATACTGCCAGAATGGACATCGGTAGTATTATAAACAACGGCATTCCAAGTCCGGCAGGAATGTAGCCGAATACAATAGATATAAGTGCAACAGGAATTGCGTAGAATATCTGGGTTTTGGTGTGATCGATATGGTCACATGCCGACCCCATTGATGACAGAATTGTTGTGTCTGAAATCGGGGAGCAATGGTCACCGAAGATTGCTCCGGTAAGTACCGAACCGATATTTAGGATGACGTATGATTGATCAGGTGAGAGAGCATATGCCAGCGGAATACACAGCGGCATCAGGATTCCCATGGTTCCGTAAGAAGTACCGGTTGCAAAGGATATTATGGACCCCATTACAAAGATGATGGAAGGCAGCAGGAATATCGGGATGGTGTCAGATAGGATGCTTACCAGATATGCAGCTGTACCAAGCTCTTTAATGATGCCGGAAAGTGACCATGCCAGCAGAAGAATGACTGCTGTGATATTGAGAGATTTAACACCCTGAACCCATGTGGAAATGGCATCATCTACTTTTAAGATCTTTTTACCGATAGCTAGTGCAAGCGCGACAATTCCGGCTACAAGTGCAGCTTGGAATAAAACAACGGAGGCGTCAGAGGCACCGAATGCTTCGCGGATTGCAACAAAGCTGGTCGGAGTGTCTTTAAGTATTGAGATAAGTTTTGCATTATCTCCGTCCATGATTGAATTATATCCGTTAAAATAGAAACCTAAGAAAGCTGCTACAATGAGGGTTCCGATAGGAATAATTGCATCCCATATGCTGGGAATAATATTTGGATCAGGCTTTAATTCTGTTGCTTCATCGGCAACCATGGGCTTGGCGGTATCAGATAGCACTTTTCCGGTAGTACGTGCGCGGTGCTCAGCTTTATACATAGGGCCGAATTCTCTCATGAACCAGATGGTGGCGAGAATGAAGACCAGAATTAAAATGTTATAAAATCTGTAAGGAACAGTTTCAACGAATACACCGTAAGCATTCAGGTCGTAGCCTATTCCCTGAAGGCCGTCGCGAATAAGGCCGACTTCATATGCAACCCATGTGGAAATAAGAGCGATACCTGCGATTGGAGCGGCTGTTGCATCAATAATAAAGGCAAGTTTTTCTCTGGAGACTTTCATTTTGTCTGTGACAGGACGCATTATCGGACCTACTGTCAGTGAGTTTGCGTAGTCATCAAAGAAAATAAGAAGACCGAGCAGCCACGTAACAAACTGTGAGCTTCTTGGGCTTTTTGCCTTTTTAGCGAGAGCATCAGCAATCGCTTTTGCTCCGCCCATTTTAGAAACGAGCGCGATAAGTCCGCCGATGGCAAGACACTGCAGGATGATACCCGCATTCCACGGGTCAGCGAGGGACATAAGAATTTCGTTGGAAAGTCTGAGAAAACCGTCAACAAATCCGTTGTAGATGTTGAATCCTTTGGATTCGAGCATGAATGCTCCTGAGAAAACACCCAGCAGTAATGAAAGAATAACGTTTTTGGTGATAAAAGCTAGAACGATGGCAACGAAAGGCGGAATGAGTGTGAGCATCCCGAATCTAGCAGCATTGACAGGACCTAAGCTGGAGTCCGCAGCAAGCGCGGGCTGACAAAATAGCAGGACTAAAGTAAACAGTAAAAAAATCCCTCGTAAATATCGCATACAAGATTTCCCCTATGAAATTTATTGCCATTTGGTAAAAACGGCGCTGTAGCAATTACAAGATATTTGTTGCAAAAGCAAACTTGCAGGGATTTAGCTTTGTTTTTAGAGCTAAAATTATGGAATAATGAAAATATCAATGATCGCTTGTCATATAGAAGGAATGCTTTCAATCTTCTAATATTGATTGCGTCGTTTTTTTTTAATAGATATTAACAATATAAAGTTTGTTCCAAATTCTTAAAATTCAGGAATAGGTAAGTTATGCTTCGGTATATTCGTGATCCAATGAACGGTTTGACTCATTTTATAGGCTTTTGTCTTGCAATAGTTGGATTGAAGGTGCTTCTTGATATTTCAATTGATCCTATCAATGTAATGCACGTGGTTACTTTTTCAGTTTTCGGCGTGGGAATGATTTTGTTGTATCTGGCAAGTACGCTTTATCATTGGCTCCCTCTTTCCGAAACGGGAATACGGTATTTGCGGAAAATAGATCATAGCATGATCTTTATTTATATCGCTGCCACTTACACACCTATTTGTCTTATTGGGCTGAAAGGTGTGTGGGGCTGGTCTATATTCGGCTGTGTGTGGGCTATGGCTGTAGGTGGAATAGTTACTAAACTTTTTTGGCTACATGCTCCACGCTGGCTTTCAACCGGATTTTATCTTGCTATGGGATGGGCGGCTATTATTGGCATCTGGCCTCTTATACAGGCTTTGCAGACCGGAGCGTTATTCTGGCTTTTGGCCGGCGGAATTTTATATTCCATAGGTGCTGTCATTTATGCACTTAAACGTCCTGACCCTTGGCCCGGTATTCTGGGATTCCATGAAATATTTCACCTTTTTGTTATGGCAGGAAGTTTTTGTCATTTCTGGGTTATGTATGAATATCTTTCTCGTATGAGTTAATAATAGTTTGTTTTATTAGCGATTTATTGGTTTCTATCCTGCCCTATAGTCTTGTCTTGTGTTCTTTTTCTTAGCTACATTTCCCAAAAGTTCAAATTAATTTAAAAAAAGTTGCCCCCCGGACCTGAGTCGGCTGTTTCATGTCCGGGCTATTGCATATTCTATGTCTTGTAGGGGGGAGGAACAATACAAGTTTCCCCTCACAGGAGGAATAGAACGAATGACAATGGAAGCTGAATTTTTGGAAGATGAACATCTGGAAGCGGAAAGTATTAAAAAAGAGCATCGCAGATTAACTGAACAGTTTCTGGCGGATGTTAAAGCTACTTTCGGTTCACCGCACGGCAAGCGTATTTTTACTTTTATGCTTGAGCAGGGCGGAGTCAACGCAATTCTTTATTCCAAAGAAGCAGACATTTATCGGAATGTGGCTGTTCATGATTTTGTAGTTGAAAATGTACTTGCTCCTGTTGTTACGGCAGATGAGGAAATCTATCTTTCAATTATTCGTGACCGTGCAGAAAAACTGAGGAACGAGGAGGATAAGAAAAATGAGTGATGACGTTGCACCTGAAGAATCGCAGGCGGGAACAACCCCTGTAGATGGTAACGAACAGGCAAAGGAATTGCCATCAATTCTTGGCGGTGATGACGCGGAAGATGAAAATCAGCGAAACCGTGAAGGTGAAATTAAGGAAGGTGAGCCGACTCTTCGTTCTGCCCCGCAAGTTGACCCGGCTGATTATGAAATAAATTATGGGGAAGGAGTAGAAATACCGTCCCATATTGATAAGCATTTTAGAGATTTTGCCCGTGAAAACGGTGTGACTGGCGAAATGGCACAAAAGCTGGTTGATTTTAATAACAAGCTTGAAGTGGCAAGAAGGCAGGATCACGAACAGCAGATTTATAAGTGGGCTGAGCAGATAAATTCACTTCCCGGCTGGCAGGGTAATGCTTTCAGACAGAATGTGAGTGTTGCAAACAAAGCAATGAAGGCTTTTGCCTCACCTGAGCTTGTAAACATGATCAAAAATTCAGGTTACAATAATCATCCAGAGGTTGTTAAAGCGTTTCACGGAATCGGGATGCGCATGTCTGAAGATTCTTATGTGGACAGCCCGAAGCCGACAGGAAGGAAGAAAACAATCGGAGAAATTCTTTATCCTAATCAGCCTGTTTAATTTTTATTGATAATTGTTCGCTGTCAGCGATTAATTATATATTCTGAACGCTTAAAGCGCCTTTAAATTAGAGCCTCCAGAAGGCCGATTTCAAGGAGATTTTTTATGGGAACTATTGGTAACAACGCACTTACTCTTGCAGAATGGTCTACACGTGTTGATCCAAGCGGCGATGTCGCTGCTGTCGTGGAAACACTTTCACAGACTAACGAAATTCTCGAAGATGCCGCATGGGTTGAAGGCAATCTGCCGACCGGTCACAGAACGACCGTTCGTACTGATCTGCCGACTGTAAGCTGGCGTAAGCTTAACTACGGTATTAAACCCAGCAAATCCCGCACAAAACAGGTTGATGATACCTGCGGTATGCTGGAATCTTATGCGGAAATGGACAAGGCGTTGTCTGAACTCAATGGTAATACTTCCACCTTCCGTATTTCAGAAGAGCGAGCGTTCCTCGAAGCAATGAATCAGGAATTTGCAGATACTTTTGTCTACGGTGACACCGCGCTTGAGCCTGAAAAATATCTGGGACTTTCTCCCCGTTTCAGCAATCTCGAACACGATAATGTAGTCAATTTCGGTGGAACAGGCGATAACTGCACTTCAATATGGATTGTGTGCTGGTCCGATCAGACTGTTCATTTCACCTTCCCTAAAGGCAGCACCGGCGGCTTGACTCATAAGGATCTTGGCGAGGTTACTCTCGAAGATGCAAACGGCGGTAAATATCAGGGACTCCGTACCCATTTCAAGTGGACTCCGGGCCTTGTTGTCCGCGACTGGCGCTATGTAATGCGTGTCGCTTCCATTGATACCACTAATTTCGGCACCGAATCTTTACGCCATGCGCTGATTCAGGCTTTGAACAAAATACCCAACACAAACATGGGTAAAACTGTAATTTATTGCAACCAGACCATCAAAACTCAGCTTGATATTGAAGCCTCCGACAAAAATAATGTCATGCTTAAAACAGAGAACTGGGAAGGTAAGCCTGTGACAACCTTCTGGGGCTGTCCGATTCGCAGAGTTGATTCTATTCTCAATACTGAGTCTGCAATCATTGCTTAGCTACTGAGCCGTTCGGGTTTTAAACTGATAAAATTTTAAGGAGATTCATATGTATTTGGATAATGAACTTTGTTTTGGCGAAGAACAGGCAATAACCGGAAATACCATTTCTGAAAATGTTATTTATGTCGGTGAAGATTGCGGTAGCGGTAACAATGTTAAAATTAAAGTCTTCGTGGATGGTGAAGATTTTGCGGGGCTCACAGATTTGAGAATCGCATTGCAGGGATCTGAAAATGACACCTTCGGACTTTATGATACCGTTTTTGAATCCGGTCCTATTCCGGTTGCAAGCCTGATTAAAGGCTACAGTTTTCCGCTTCCGTCTCTCCCTGTGAAGCATAAAGCTTATGTAAGGCTTTCTTTCACCGTTGGCGGAAGTGATGCAACTTCCGGTAAAATCAGCGGCTATGTGATTCTGGATGATCAGACCAACGTATAGCTCAAAGAGATTATTTTGAAATATATTTGTAAAGAGAATTGTTACGCAAGGAATCCGCAGGGCGTATTCCAGCGCTTCAACAGCGGAGATGAGGCTGATTTCGGTGACGCTGCGATCGTTCCTGCTCATTTCAAAAAAGTAGACGGCGGTTCCGGTAACTTTGCTGACAGCGGCATTAAAAGTGAAAGAGATGAGCTTATAGATAAGCTTAAAGATTTCGGAATCGCTTTTTCCCCGAAAGATAGTTTACCTAAATTGCGCAAACTGATGAAAGAGGCAGATTTATAGGGAAATAAATATATAACTACTTTTGCTAGTAGCCTTAAGTTATTCAGGTAAACCTTTCGCCCCCGGAATTTATTCCGGGGGTTTTTTATTTATAAAATTATCAAGCCG encodes the following:
- a CDS encoding ABC transporter permease yields the protein MKALKLFSFKRFRAIAGKEFIQMRRDRLTFAMMIGIPLIQLILFGYAINSDPRHLPLAILSGDNSQYSRAIVSGMQTSTYFDVDRFINSRAEANRLLELGEIQFVLTIPEQFGQKIERGERPTLLLEADATDPMATGNAVNSMKEIVNRAMERELKGSLSYLLPDKSPVDLRIHANYNPEAISQYNIVPGLMGVILTLTLSMITSLAITRERERGTMENLLTTPVRPLEVMLGKIIPYVMVGYIQVMLIMIASIFLFNVPINGNPVIIFLYSSIFIAANLTVGVTISTVAKNQLQAVQMSIFFFLPSLLLSGFMFPFRGMPQWAQTLGSLLPLTHYLRLVRGVLLKGSGWVESTHHLWPIIIFWLIVLVVGLKRYRETLD
- a CDS encoding Bbp16 family capsid cement protein, which produces MYLDNELCFGEEQAITGNTISENVIYVGEDCGSGNNVKIKVFVDGEDFAGLTDLRIALQGSENDTFGLYDTVFESGPIPVASLIKGYSFPLPSLPVKHKAYVRLSFTVGGSDATSGKISGYVILDDQTNV
- a CDS encoding TetR/AcrR family transcriptional regulator, with amino-acid sequence MSKRMDRNTRREQIAEAALELAAKSISAITVENVAKACKIVPSALYRHYRNKDEIFDGLRELVRNKLIQNATIAAKEETSPIAILKNLALRHADLLYKYPGIPRLMFSDKITGKKSLRRKAFLTVMTEYREAAASIAEKGQKTGEIRSDIEPQDVVFMLLGTVVPPSFLFHLSDGDYDPRPQIRKNLLLFEDAVKNRNISEES
- a CDS encoding ABC transporter ATP-binding protein → MDDQTVIDVKGVTKIFGKRTVVDALDMNVKKGEIFGFLGPNGSGKTTFIRMLCGLLRPDAGSGTCLGYDILTEPDLIKPNVGYMAQKFSLYGDLTVRENLDFLARAYQLPNRNKLINEAIDRMGLGKFSNQLADSLSGGWKQRLALTGCTLHGPKLLLLDEPTAGVDPSARRDFWDEVHNLAAQGITALISTHYMDEAERCHRLAYIAYGHLLAKGTLEELITQSGLHTWTLKGPRLNEMTPLLRATDGIDQVVAFGNTLHISGRDESIIEKGIRAVTEPENNFGPSETSLEEVFIDLMQGKTP
- a CDS encoding major capsid protein, with the translated sequence MGTIGNNALTLAEWSTRVDPSGDVAAVVETLSQTNEILEDAAWVEGNLPTGHRTTVRTDLPTVSWRKLNYGIKPSKSRTKQVDDTCGMLESYAEMDKALSELNGNTSTFRISEERAFLEAMNQEFADTFVYGDTALEPEKYLGLSPRFSNLEHDNVVNFGGTGDNCTSIWIVCWSDQTVHFTFPKGSTGGLTHKDLGEVTLEDANGGKYQGLRTHFKWTPGLVVRDWRYVMRVASIDTTNFGTESLRHALIQALNKIPNTNMGKTVIYCNQTIKTQLDIEASDKNNVMLKTENWEGKPVTTFWGCPIRRVDSILNTESAIIA
- a CDS encoding endoprotease — encoded protein: MSDDVAPEESQAGTTPVDGNEQAKELPSILGGDDAEDENQRNREGEIKEGEPTLRSAPQVDPADYEINYGEGVEIPSHIDKHFRDFARENGVTGEMAQKLVDFNNKLEVARRQDHEQQIYKWAEQINSLPGWQGNAFRQNVSVANKAMKAFASPELVNMIKNSGYNNHPEVVKAFHGIGMRMSEDSYVDSPKPTGRKKTIGEILYPNQPV
- a CDS encoding HlyD family secretion protein produces the protein MKSTFTSAPLIILTLITSLMLSACTNEENFLWQGYIEGDFVYVSSPLGGQLDEINVEKGQQITANQTLFILERNFEKAGVDEASENLDKALNDLADKRKGRRPSEIASIKARLKKAKAAESLAATEYKRRADLYRSRTISEEERDKSRSDYQQATQQVHEITSQLTTATLGSRSDEIKAAESAVEAAKARLVQAHWNYDQKEQIAPRTGLIFDTIRYKGEWIPAGKPVLSILPPENRKVRFYVPEPIVGGFTVGEELFLNYDGLKEPVRIKLTYISPQSEYTPPVIYSSQSRAKLVFMLEAYPSLKDALLLKPGQPVDVSRDIKYFDHKIGLIDTIKSFFRGSNG
- a CDS encoding Na+/H+ antiporter NhaC family protein translates to MRYLRGIFLLFTLVLLFCQPALAADSSLGPVNAARFGMLTLIPPFVAIVLAFITKNVILSLLLGVFSGAFMLESKGFNIYNGFVDGFLRLSNEILMSLADPWNAGIILQCLAIGGLIALVSKMGGAKAIADALAKKAKSPRSSQFVTWLLGLLIFFDDYANSLTVGPIMRPVTDKMKVSREKLAFIIDATAAPIAGIALISTWVAYEVGLIRDGLQGIGYDLNAYGVFVETVPYRFYNILILVFILATIWFMREFGPMYKAEHRARTTGKVLSDTAKPMVADEATELKPDPNIIPSIWDAIIPIGTLIVAAFLGFYFNGYNSIMDGDNAKLISILKDTPTSFVAIREAFGASDASVVLFQAALVAGIVALALAIGKKILKVDDAISTWVQGVKSLNITAVILLLAWSLSGIIKELGTAAYLVSILSDTIPIFLLPSIIFVMGSIISFATGTSYGTMGILMPLCIPLAYALSPDQSYVILNIGSVLTGAIFGDHCSPISDTTILSSMGSACDHIDHTKTQIFYAIPVALISIVFGYIPAGLGMPLFIILPMSILAVFATVRFLGKPVSN
- a CDS encoding hemolysin III family protein, coding for MLRYIRDPMNGLTHFIGFCLAIVGLKVLLDISIDPINVMHVVTFSVFGVGMILLYLASTLYHWLPLSETGIRYLRKIDHSMIFIYIAATYTPICLIGLKGVWGWSIFGCVWAMAVGGIVTKLFWLHAPRWLSTGFYLAMGWAAIIGIWPLIQALQTGALFWLLAGGILYSIGAVIYALKRPDPWPGILGFHEIFHLFVMAGSFCHFWVMYEYLSRMS